From Gimesia panareensis, the proteins below share one genomic window:
- the epmA gene encoding EF-P lysine aminoacylase EpmA, giving the protein MTDLPDYLPTASLETLQQRSRLLQTIRSYFEARNYWEVETPLLSRDCVVDAYIDPFTSQWQPEEGPGIDGSRQSEIRYLQTSPEFAMKRLLTAGADRVYQITHAFRQAERGDMHNPEFSMLEWYCRGETHQEQMTFVEELVRAVYQAAEEISDQSQRIPLPTGPFTRLSYEEAFQKYAGLSALGSTAEEFARLAEVRQISVPMDFETTDRQSWQNLLLIELVEPELKRLEAVFVYDYPPEQSALARIRPGNETFSYAVSERFELYLQGIEICNGYHELTDAAELRTRIVKQSALRQQEQRPALPEESYLLSAMEAGLPACAGTALGLDRLIMLALGKQKLRDVIAFPFDRA; this is encoded by the coding sequence GTGACAGACCTCCCCGATTATTTACCAACCGCTTCGCTGGAAACCCTGCAGCAGCGCAGCCGGCTCCTGCAGACGATACGGTCATACTTTGAGGCACGGAATTATTGGGAAGTCGAGACTCCCCTGCTGTCCCGTGATTGTGTCGTCGATGCCTATATCGATCCCTTTACCAGCCAGTGGCAGCCTGAAGAAGGCCCGGGCATCGACGGCAGTCGCCAATCCGAGATCAGGTACCTGCAAACCTCGCCTGAATTTGCGATGAAGCGTCTACTGACCGCAGGCGCGGACCGGGTTTACCAGATCACGCACGCTTTCCGTCAGGCGGAACGGGGAGACATGCACAACCCGGAATTCAGTATGCTGGAATGGTACTGCCGGGGAGAGACCCATCAGGAGCAGATGACGTTTGTCGAAGAACTCGTGCGCGCAGTCTACCAGGCAGCAGAGGAAATCTCCGATCAGAGTCAACGGATACCGCTGCCAACCGGGCCATTCACCCGGCTCAGTTATGAAGAAGCGTTTCAGAAGTACGCCGGCCTTTCTGCATTGGGATCTACGGCGGAAGAGTTTGCCCGGCTCGCTGAGGTCCGACAAATCTCAGTCCCGATGGACTTTGAAACGACGGACCGTCAGAGCTGGCAGAATCTGTTGCTGATCGAGTTGGTCGAACCGGAACTGAAGCGGCTGGAAGCCGTCTTTGTGTACGACTATCCCCCGGAGCAGTCCGCCCTGGCTCGGATTCGTCCCGGCAACGAAACGTTTTCCTACGCGGTTTCGGAACGTTTTGAACTCTACTTGCAGGGCATTGAAATCTGTAACGGCTACCACGAACTGACAGACGCGGCAGAATTGCGCACACGGATTGTGAAACAGTCGGCACTTCGACAGCAGGAGCAGCGACCTGCACTGCCGGAGGAGAGTTATCTGCTGAGTGCGATGGAAGCCGGTCTGCCTGCCTGCGCGGGAACCGCGCTGGGGCTGGACCGGCTGATCATGCTGGCGCTGGGCAAACAGAAACTGCGGGACGTGATTGCGTTTCCGTTTGACCGTGCGTGA
- a CDS encoding DUF1499 domain-containing protein — protein MNSLTSPPDNLGVTAGQLNPCPASPNCVCSTDPSASHQIAPLAFTDSSEQARQRLVTILEQYPGCQIVQSEEYYLQAEFRTRWLRFVDDVEFLIEPRQNVIQVRSASRVGYSDLGTNRKRIEAIRQKFAQSTP, from the coding sequence GTGAACTCCCTGACGTCGCCCCCGGACAACCTGGGGGTCACTGCCGGTCAACTCAATCCCTGCCCCGCCTCCCCCAATTGCGTCTGTTCGACCGATCCGTCTGCATCACATCAGATTGCTCCCCTGGCCTTTACGGATTCTTCTGAACAGGCTCGCCAGCGTCTGGTGACGATTCTGGAACAGTACCCCGGTTGCCAGATCGTTCAATCCGAGGAGTATTACCTGCAGGCTGAATTCCGCACACGCTGGCTCCGTTTTGTGGATGATGTTGAGTTCCTGATCGAACCGCGTCAGAATGTGATCCAGGTGCGATCTGCTTCCCGAGTCGGCTACTCCGACCTGGGAACCAACCGTAAGCGGATCGAGGCGATTCGACAGAAATTTGCCCAGAGCACCCCTTAA
- a CDS encoding FHA domain-containing protein — protein sequence MLTTSSTHSQSEQKSSVAQLEICLVPVTHHIKTLKLTTGEYLIGSGAECSIRLDVPGIAAEHCRLIVTEFDATIEALDHRLWVNERPVRRLTLTQGMQLLIGPVKFRVESIEETVPHTEPEAETVLPGASTATRTQIEIPEELQQLARFQKQLEERQQLLQQIEREQLALQQEMLAQEAELEQLQQRFTLQPPAPPEPVPPSAAQDESLRSFDAAILELDQKLSQLEQLQQELEDEQQQLLTGQKQLDGQQQRLSRLQQNLQVERNTLTAEQRALVAAWIDLEQACTAGKTEQETERAWLEADQSTQQQQTSDTQAAEETLRAWEEDLAEQRSQLDTRAEELELRQQDLDTREQKLTEQQQNLDETQQSLKDQSALQQELETQRTQLEQELASLESARQEYAEQQSQLETESEACTRQQQELQSLREEYDQKAAALEALEGEVTRQQEELTAQQTKLEQRQTELNAQTEALAAERSELEHQKDELAAKSEQLKSEQSEFENEKLEWNNARTELERDQRELEASRAELSDQSAQLAKTQTELDQLQQKLTEQEQQLTERESELNTTQQELETARAEFEQEQTDLTATRAAQDDEQSTFTQAREELNQEREQLQQAQSELKQKQTAAERLQEELTARASELETKQQELASLQESLDEKQSTLEATQTECDKAQAELSQAQEQLETERAALTEAQSELAQSRSELDQQEDFQAREQELTEREARLNEQEQELAKLIDEQKTLAEQQASQSEASAANVEERRELTNQREELERLRCELDQRESELQQREAELAERESDQADLAQQQEQLEADRAALLAGESQLEQSQAELGQREEQPDEREQALSEREAQLDEREQELEDNQQLDEEERTTVAQLTSEREQLMLDRDQLEIDRDEISRQREDLEELRMQIEKDRGQLEDREHIVELREQQLAERDSLMAEVGLPPHDLESEPAPQAETELEIAEPEAAEAPETSASQATGSLLESFLSQPDEAPQTEPQPEPEPEKQDSGMTLQTSRLLNMFTRETPASPEIPPVETETPPAPPTEPAPQSSTMEPEHNAADLPQEEPEDDNSIASYMEKLLERSRSKSPAPGSQHQNQKPGTANQPGNSSGLMPDGHSASSQISMEEKLATLNQAPTHAQDRDAVRDAMNSFRDVANYSARMAIARHSMKHQKTDLLFKGILTGVCVLTTLIIFAESIWGSNTLGIIKWAALAVSITSSAQFLRGLHEVKKLFPEKSDLDSAEETDAESPAPEFEVEAATEVMDFQDEPNDLDSFSAVEEPLSADEEELQSLEAQLLENARRKRKSSQAKAKEEQPDQRDFEMDAEP from the coding sequence ATGTTAACGACCTCATCCACACACTCTCAGAGCGAGCAGAAATCGAGTGTAGCGCAACTCGAAATCTGCCTCGTGCCCGTAACACATCACATTAAAACGCTCAAACTGACCACGGGGGAATACCTGATTGGTTCCGGGGCGGAATGTTCGATTCGGCTGGATGTTCCGGGGATCGCCGCTGAACACTGCCGACTGATTGTCACGGAGTTTGATGCGACCATCGAGGCCCTCGATCACCGGCTCTGGGTCAACGAGCGGCCCGTCCGCCGACTGACACTGACGCAGGGGATGCAGCTGCTAATTGGACCGGTCAAGTTCCGGGTTGAATCGATTGAAGAGACGGTCCCACACACGGAACCAGAAGCGGAAACCGTGTTGCCCGGTGCATCTACAGCCACCCGAACCCAAATTGAGATTCCGGAAGAACTACAACAGCTGGCCCGTTTTCAGAAACAGCTCGAAGAACGTCAGCAGTTACTGCAGCAGATCGAACGGGAACAGTTGGCCCTGCAACAGGAAATGCTGGCCCAGGAAGCGGAACTGGAACAGTTGCAGCAGCGGTTTACTCTGCAGCCCCCTGCTCCTCCGGAGCCGGTTCCCCCTTCTGCAGCACAGGATGAGTCACTCCGTTCATTCGATGCCGCGATCCTGGAACTGGATCAGAAGCTGTCACAACTGGAACAGCTGCAACAGGAATTGGAAGACGAACAACAACAGTTACTGACTGGGCAGAAACAGCTGGACGGTCAACAGCAGCGTTTGAGCCGCCTGCAGCAGAACCTGCAGGTGGAACGCAACACACTCACTGCCGAACAGCGTGCACTGGTAGCTGCCTGGATCGACCTCGAACAGGCCTGTACCGCTGGCAAGACTGAACAGGAAACAGAACGCGCCTGGCTGGAAGCAGATCAATCGACACAACAGCAACAGACCAGCGACACGCAAGCTGCCGAGGAAACTCTGAGAGCCTGGGAAGAGGACCTCGCCGAGCAGCGCAGCCAGCTGGATACCCGAGCAGAAGAACTGGAACTGCGCCAGCAGGACCTGGATACACGGGAACAGAAGCTGACTGAGCAGCAGCAGAATCTTGATGAAACGCAGCAGAGCCTTAAGGACCAGAGTGCGTTGCAGCAGGAGCTGGAAACACAACGAACTCAATTAGAACAGGAACTGGCCTCCCTCGAATCAGCGCGGCAGGAATACGCAGAACAACAATCACAGCTGGAAACCGAAAGCGAAGCCTGCACGCGTCAGCAACAGGAGTTGCAATCTTTACGGGAAGAATATGATCAAAAGGCTGCGGCACTGGAAGCACTAGAAGGCGAAGTTACCCGACAGCAGGAGGAGCTCACTGCCCAACAGACAAAACTCGAACAGCGTCAGACAGAATTGAACGCGCAAACGGAAGCACTCGCAGCAGAACGCAGCGAACTGGAACACCAGAAAGACGAACTGGCCGCGAAATCTGAACAGTTGAAGTCAGAGCAGAGTGAATTCGAAAACGAAAAACTGGAATGGAATAACGCGCGGACAGAACTGGAACGGGATCAGCGTGAACTGGAAGCCTCCCGTGCAGAACTTTCAGATCAGTCAGCGCAACTTGCAAAGACACAGACGGAACTTGATCAGCTGCAGCAGAAACTGACCGAACAGGAACAACAGCTGACCGAACGCGAGTCCGAACTCAATACGACTCAGCAGGAACTGGAGACGGCCCGCGCTGAATTTGAGCAGGAACAGACTGACCTGACTGCAACGCGCGCCGCACAGGACGATGAGCAGTCCACTTTCACTCAAGCCCGCGAGGAACTGAATCAGGAGCGTGAGCAACTGCAGCAGGCGCAGTCCGAATTGAAGCAGAAACAGACAGCTGCGGAGCGTCTTCAGGAAGAACTGACAGCGCGCGCGTCTGAACTGGAGACAAAGCAGCAGGAACTCGCATCGCTGCAGGAAAGTCTGGATGAAAAACAGAGCACACTGGAAGCCACGCAAACGGAATGTGACAAGGCACAGGCTGAACTGTCACAAGCACAGGAACAGCTGGAAACAGAACGAGCCGCGCTGACGGAAGCCCAGTCTGAGCTGGCACAGTCCCGGTCAGAGCTGGATCAGCAGGAAGATTTCCAGGCACGGGAGCAGGAATTAACAGAACGCGAAGCCCGCCTGAATGAACAGGAGCAGGAGCTCGCGAAACTGATCGACGAACAGAAGACCCTCGCAGAGCAGCAGGCAAGTCAATCTGAAGCCTCAGCTGCGAATGTGGAGGAACGGAGAGAGCTGACCAACCAGCGTGAGGAACTGGAGCGTCTGCGCTGCGAGCTGGATCAGCGCGAGTCAGAACTGCAGCAACGCGAAGCGGAACTCGCAGAGCGGGAGTCAGACCAGGCGGATCTTGCCCAACAGCAGGAGCAGCTTGAAGCAGATCGTGCTGCGTTGCTGGCGGGCGAGTCACAGCTGGAGCAATCGCAAGCCGAACTGGGACAGCGAGAGGAGCAACCGGACGAACGCGAGCAGGCTCTGTCGGAGCGGGAGGCCCAACTTGACGAACGGGAACAGGAACTGGAAGACAACCAGCAGTTAGACGAAGAAGAACGGACAACGGTCGCGCAATTAACGTCGGAACGGGAACAGCTGATGCTGGACCGGGACCAGTTGGAAATCGACCGTGATGAGATCAGTCGCCAGAGAGAGGATCTGGAAGAACTGCGGATGCAGATCGAGAAGGATCGGGGACAACTGGAGGATCGGGAGCATATCGTTGAGCTTCGGGAACAGCAGTTGGCCGAACGCGACAGCCTGATGGCTGAAGTCGGACTCCCCCCCCACGATCTGGAAAGCGAACCGGCTCCGCAGGCTGAAACAGAACTTGAGATTGCAGAGCCTGAAGCAGCCGAGGCCCCGGAAACATCTGCATCGCAGGCCACAGGTTCCTTACTGGAATCGTTCCTGAGTCAGCCGGACGAAGCCCCACAGACGGAACCACAGCCGGAACCGGAGCCTGAGAAACAGGATTCAGGCATGACACTGCAGACAAGTCGCCTGCTGAATATGTTCACGCGGGAAACACCAGCGTCACCGGAAATCCCACCAGTGGAAACCGAGACGCCCCCTGCTCCGCCGACTGAACCAGCACCACAATCTTCCACGATGGAACCGGAGCATAATGCAGCCGATTTGCCGCAGGAAGAACCTGAAGACGACAACTCGATCGCTTCCTATATGGAAAAACTGCTGGAACGATCTCGTTCCAAATCCCCCGCCCCCGGTTCCCAGCATCAGAACCAGAAACCAGGAACAGCGAACCAGCCGGGAAATTCCAGTGGGTTGATGCCGGATGGTCACTCTGCCAGTTCCCAGATTTCCATGGAAGAAAAACTGGCGACCCTGAACCAGGCACCCACTCACGCGCAAGACAGAGACGCTGTGCGTGATGCGATGAACTCGTTCCGCGATGTGGCCAATTATTCCGCCCGCATGGCGATTGCCCGACATTCAATGAAACACCAGAAAACCGATCTTCTGTTTAAAGGGATTCTGACCGGCGTCTGCGTGCTGACCACCCTGATTATTTTTGCAGAATCGATCTGGGGGTCCAATACCCTGGGTATCATCAAATGGGCGGCCCTGGCGGTCAGCATCACCTCGTCAGCCCAGTTCCTGCGCGGTTTGCATGAGGTCAAAAAACTGTTTCCTGAAAAATCAGATCTTGATTCAGCGGAAGAAACTGACGCAGAGAGCCCTGCCCCAGAATTCGAGGTAGAAGCGGCAACAGAAGTCATGGATTTCCAGGATGAACCGAATGACCTGGATTCGTTTTCTGCAGTAGAAGAGCCGTTGTCAGCAGACGAGGAAGAGCTACAATCACTGGAGGCACAACTGCTGGAAAATGCCCGACGCAAGCGGAAATCTTCCCAGGCGAAAGCGAAAGAAGAACAGCCGGATCAGCGCGATTTTGAAATGGATGCAGAGCCATAA